In Phragmitibacter flavus, a single genomic region encodes these proteins:
- a CDS encoding Dabb family protein produces MNASSVSAEAPYRHIVLFKFKESATPEQVKGVEEAFKALPGKIDTIVDFEWGTNVSPEGKDDGFTHCFFVTFKDKAGLEVYLPHPDHKAFGAGLREILDKVLVVDYVATK; encoded by the coding sequence ATGAATGCATCGTCTGTTTCTGCTGAGGCTCCTTACCGCCACATTGTGTTGTTCAAATTCAAGGAGTCGGCGACGCCGGAACAGGTGAAGGGAGTGGAGGAGGCGTTCAAGGCGCTGCCGGGGAAGATTGACACGATTGTGGATTTTGAGTGGGGGACGAACGTGAGTCCAGAGGGCAAGGATGACGGGTTCACGCATTGCTTTTTTGTGACGTTCAAGGACAAGGCGGGTCTTGAGGTGTATCTGCCACATCCCGATCACAAGGCGTTTGGTGCCGGGTTGAGGGAGATCCTCGACAAGGTGCTGGTGGTCGATTACGTGGCGACGAAGTGA